A region from the Isachenkonia alkalipeptolytica genome encodes:
- a CDS encoding DegV family protein: MIKIIADSTCDLSEEILEKYDIQLASLKITIEGKVYRDRVDISPDEFYEQIENYSEPPTTGMPSPTEFTDLMEKAVTDGYKEILCICMSSGTSGSYQSAELGKKYFHEKEAYKDIPVHVVDSKSMSHGSGWLILKSARLREQGATYQELIDFNESYKLNLKHFLSVDDLNHLIRSGRLSNASAFFGKILRLKPIMTMKDAKGAIVAKERGRKRVLEHYVSAFNKRVDEELTDFIIIGYTSDINYAKNLQGKIETETDFNGEIFIMQMGVAVGTHVGLGGLALYFIEKDRMKDNLLRNEWESIVEKKNQFLKKYGNE; encoded by the coding sequence ATGATAAAAATTATAGCAGACTCCACTTGTGACTTATCCGAAGAAATTTTAGAAAAGTATGATATTCAGCTGGCATCCTTGAAAATCACCATTGAAGGCAAGGTGTACCGGGACCGGGTGGATATTTCCCCGGATGAGTTTTATGAGCAGATTGAGAATTACAGCGAACCTCCCACCACAGGAATGCCTAGCCCCACGGAATTTACGGATCTGATGGAAAAGGCGGTAACCGACGGGTACAAGGAAATTCTTTGTATTTGCATGTCCAGCGGCACCAGCGGTTCTTACCAATCCGCGGAACTCGGCAAAAAGTATTTCCATGAAAAGGAGGCCTATAAGGATATTCCCGTGCATGTGGTGGACTCCAAGTCCATGAGCCACGGCAGCGGCTGGCTGATTCTAAAGAGTGCCCGGCTAAGAGAACAGGGGGCCACCTATCAGGAACTGATTGATTTTAATGAATCCTATAAGCTAAACCTAAAGCATTTTCTCTCCGTGGATGATTTGAACCATCTAATCCGGAGTGGACGCCTCTCCAATGCCAGTGCTTTTTTCGGTAAGATTTTGCGATTAAAACCGATTATGACCATGAAAGATGCCAAAGGAGCCATTGTGGCCAAGGAAAGAGGACGAAAGCGGGTTCTGGAGCATTACGTCAGTGCCTTTAACAAAAGGGTGGATGAGGAGTTAACGGATTTTATCATCATCGGATACACTTCGGATATTAACTATGCAAAGAACTTACAAGGGAAAATTGAAACGGAAACGGATTTTAACGGAGAGATCTTCATCATGCAAATGGGGGTTGCCGTCGGAACCCATGTGGGTCTTGGAGGACTGGCCCTGTATTTTATTGAAAAAGACCGGATGAAGGATAACCTCCTACGAAACGAATGGGAAAGTATAGTGGAGAAGAAAAATCAATTCCTTAAAAAATACGGAAATGAATAA
- a CDS encoding YhdH/YhfP family quinone oxidoreductase — MEQTLFKTLRIIEEEDRYIRRIESRKIGDLPEGDTIVKVQYSSLNYKDALSSVGNKGVTRNYPHTPGIDAAGTIVKSSDPEFSEGEEVILTGYDLGMNTEGGFGQYIRVPSQWVVKKPEGLDLKESMVYGTAGFTAALSVYKLTKDVDKNAGEVLVTGGTGSVANIASKILVKMGYEVVVATGKVDSQKEELLSLGVKSVISREEIQDEKKKAMLKSRWAGVIDTVGGSILGDVIKSIQYDGAVTTCGNVGGDKFESSVYPFILRGVTLYGIDSVQCPMDLRLKIWEKLAGPWKADNLQAMVEVVSLEEMEGKMDAMLAGKKVGRIVLHHEE; from the coding sequence ATGGAACAAACATTGTTTAAGACTTTACGAATCATCGAAGAAGAGGATCGGTATATCAGAAGGATTGAAAGTCGAAAAATTGGGGATTTGCCGGAAGGGGACACCATTGTAAAGGTACAGTATTCTTCGCTGAATTATAAAGATGCCCTGTCCAGTGTGGGCAATAAAGGGGTAACCAGGAATTATCCCCACACACCGGGAATCGACGCCGCGGGGACCATTGTAAAAAGCAGTGACCCTGAGTTTTCTGAAGGGGAAGAGGTGATTCTTACCGGTTATGACCTGGGAATGAATACCGAGGGTGGCTTTGGTCAGTACATCCGGGTACCCTCACAGTGGGTCGTTAAAAAGCCCGAGGGTCTGGACCTAAAGGAAAGCATGGTCTACGGAACCGCCGGCTTTACCGCAGCCCTTTCAGTGTATAAGCTGACAAAGGACGTGGATAAGAACGCCGGGGAAGTGCTGGTTACAGGAGGTACCGGAAGCGTGGCAAACATTGCATCGAAAATCCTGGTGAAAATGGGATATGAGGTTGTGGTGGCCACAGGAAAAGTGGACAGCCAAAAAGAGGAGCTTTTGAGTCTTGGGGTGAAATCCGTAATCTCTAGGGAAGAAATTCAGGATGAGAAGAAAAAGGCGATGCTGAAATCCCGATGGGCAGGAGTCATTGACACCGTAGGGGGAAGTATCCTGGGAGATGTTATTAAAAGCATACAGTATGACGGAGCGGTGACCACCTGCGGGAATGTAGGGGGAGATAAATTTGAAAGTTCCGTTTATCCCTTTATATTAAGAGGGGTGACCCTTTATGGCATTGATTCCGTCCAGTGCCCCATGGATCTTCGCTTGAAGATTTGGGAGAAGTTAGCAGGACCCTGGAAAGCCGATAACCTTCAGGCCATGGTGGAAGTGGTGAGCCTGGAGGAAATGGAAGGGAAGATGGATGCTATGCTGGCGGGCAAAAAAGTCGGCCGGATCGTTTTACACCATGAGGAGTAA
- a CDS encoding peptidylprolyl isomerase, with translation MKNPVVTFTLENGNTMKAELYPEVAPNTVRNFISLIEKNFYDGLIFHRVIPGFMIQGGDPQGSGMGGPGYSIPGEFRSNGFENDLKHEAGVLSMARAQDPDSAGSQFFIMVARSPHLDGEYAGFGKITEGFEHAEDIVKVKTDRMDRPVEDQRIETLTVETFGEEYSEPEKIS, from the coding sequence ATGAAAAACCCAGTGGTTACCTTTACCTTAGAAAACGGCAACACCATGAAAGCCGAGCTTTATCCCGAAGTCGCCCCGAATACAGTTCGTAACTTCATTTCTTTAATTGAAAAAAACTTTTATGACGGCCTGATCTTTCACCGGGTGATCCCCGGTTTTATGATCCAGGGAGGCGATCCCCAAGGCTCCGGCATGGGCGGTCCCGGATATTCCATTCCAGGAGAGTTCCGATCCAACGGTTTCGAAAATGACCTAAAGCACGAAGCCGGGGTCCTATCCATGGCCCGGGCCCAGGATCCGGATTCCGCCGGCTCCCAGTTTTTTATCATGGTGGCACGGTCCCCCCATCTTGACGGAGAGTATGCAGGCTTTGGTAAGATCACCGAAGGCTTTGAACATGCGGAGGACATCGTAAAGGTAAAAACCGATAGGATGGACCGCCCTGTAGAGGACCAACGAATAGAAACCCTGACCGTGGAAACCTTCGGTGAGGAATATTCAGAACCGGAGAAAATTTCTTAG
- a CDS encoding PadR family transcriptional regulator translates to MNRDPYLPLTETTYYTLVSLLEPCHGYKILNRIKELSNGQVHVAPGTLYGALENLEKQGLIRLVEEVGSRKKVFRIADKGLAVLEKDRQRLIHMTRILENYQELPFSSENKSSEEKEEEREGKSSEVDEGMHKTEKIKKKREEDLFY, encoded by the coding sequence ATGAATCGAGATCCCTACTTACCCTTAACGGAAACCACTTATTATACTTTGGTGTCGTTATTAGAACCCTGTCACGGGTATAAGATACTTAACAGAATTAAAGAACTTAGTAACGGGCAAGTGCATGTAGCACCGGGAACCCTGTATGGGGCTTTGGAGAATTTAGAAAAACAGGGACTGATCAGATTAGTAGAAGAAGTGGGTTCCCGTAAAAAGGTTTTCCGGATTGCGGATAAAGGATTGGCGGTATTGGAAAAAGATCGTCAAAGACTGATTCATATGACCCGGATTCTGGAGAACTATCAGGAGTTGCCATTTTCTTCAGAGAACAAATCTTCAGAGGAAAAAGAAGAAGAAAGGGAAGGCAAAAGTAGTGAGGTCGATGAAGGGATGCACAAAACCGAGAAAATAAAGAAAAAGCGGGAAGAAGATTTGTTTTATTAA
- the hflX gene encoding GTPase HflX: MSTKHKALIVGVNLNSQDSFEESMEELKNLTEACNYEVAGRMEQNLKSIHPAYYIGTGKVEEMKPFLEELEIDVVVFNDELSPMQLKNLEKALDIIVLDRTNLILEIFAKRAKTKEARLQVDVAQLQYILPRLKGAYEALGRQGGGAGLKNRGAGEKKIELDRRRIEDQITELQKRLKEISKKREVQRKRRAKSGLPMVALVGYTNAGKSTIMNEAVEKYGADDSKKVWVKDMLFATLDTSIRKIELPNQKAFLLSDTVGFVSNLPHNLIKAFHSTLEEVREADLLLHVVDISNPDYREQMKITEDTLKQIGALDVPMLYVYNKGDLAEVEIPKLIEDKVYISAKEHIGLEILMEAIERKVFKAYKKAKFLIPFKEGEVVSHLNQNATVLNQEYKPEGTLLEVECKEKDYEKYQEYLVAEEKA; this comes from the coding sequence ATGAGTACGAAACACAAAGCCCTGATCGTAGGGGTGAATTTAAATTCTCAAGATAGTTTTGAGGAGTCCATGGAGGAGTTGAAAAATTTAACGGAGGCCTGTAACTATGAGGTAGCCGGAAGAATGGAACAAAACCTGAAATCCATTCATCCCGCTTACTATATAGGGACGGGAAAAGTGGAGGAAATGAAGCCCTTTCTAGAGGAATTGGAAATTGACGTGGTGGTATTTAATGATGAGCTGAGTCCCATGCAGCTGAAAAATCTTGAGAAAGCCTTGGATATCATTGTACTGGACCGCACGAACTTGATTTTGGAGATTTTCGCTAAACGGGCAAAAACCAAGGAAGCAAGACTGCAGGTGGATGTGGCTCAACTGCAGTATATTCTTCCAAGACTGAAGGGGGCCTACGAGGCCTTAGGACGCCAAGGAGGCGGCGCGGGACTGAAAAACCGTGGTGCGGGAGAGAAAAAAATCGAGCTGGATCGAAGAAGAATTGAAGACCAGATCACAGAACTTCAAAAGCGGTTAAAGGAGATCAGCAAAAAAAGGGAAGTCCAGCGAAAGCGGAGAGCGAAAAGCGGTTTGCCCATGGTGGCCCTTGTAGGCTATACCAATGCGGGGAAATCCACCATAATGAACGAAGCCGTGGAAAAATACGGTGCCGACGATTCAAAAAAGGTGTGGGTAAAGGATATGCTTTTCGCCACATTGGATACCTCCATTCGAAAAATTGAACTGCCCAATCAAAAGGCCTTTTTACTCTCGGATACCGTAGGGTTTGTCAGTAACCTGCCCCATAATTTAATCAAGGCTTTTCACTCCACCTTAGAGGAGGTTCGGGAAGCGGATCTGCTTCTTCATGTGGTGGATATTTCAAATCCCGATTACCGGGAGCAAATGAAGATCACCGAGGATACCTTAAAGCAAATCGGAGCCCTGGATGTTCCTATGCTTTATGTGTACAATAAAGGAGATTTAGCGGAGGTTGAAATTCCCAAATTAATCGAAGATAAGGTCTATATCTCCGCAAAAGAGCACATCGGCCTGGAAATACTGATGGAGGCCATTGAGCGAAAGGTTTTTAAAGCCTATAAAAAAGCGAAGTTTTTGATTCCCTTTAAGGAAGGGGAGGTGGTGTCCCACTTAAATCAAAATGCCACCGTCCTTAACCAGGAGTATAAGCCCGAGGGCACCCTGTTAGAGGTGGAGTGCAAGGAAAAGGATTATGAAAAATACCAGGAGTATCTTGTGGCGGAAGAAAAAGCATAA
- a CDS encoding LTA synthase family protein, with translation MDRNRRKNRREVYRKRNEKEEKKSRGLSMFFLPGFLWAGIYYLETLVRLGTSGNVISWGLFFSLIFGGVLALLIYGGATLLGEKSRRITLGIILFLLGFIFASQLVYYNMFGTFNTIYSVRHAGQATEFWREALYEIGRNWYLVLLAFVPFGLYLFIGKKINNTPKRRPYVLGLILAAAVLFHLIGIGVVHTQDQGENSPYNLYYNIHFPRFSVDNLGLITYTRLDAQRQITGWTPVFVGEMPEELEEDPDETSNDEDVEEDQDREEENFEDSDEDKEEPEEEPREYNVLNIDFDELMEEENQEEILELHRYFRNQAPSEKNEYTGKYEGHNLIVITAEAFSHLALNEEVTPTLYKLVHEGYYFEDFYTPIWGVSTLDGEYVANTGLIPKSGVWSFRESSDNAMPFAFGNQLDPLGYETRAYHNHTYTYYDRHLSHPNLGYKYQGIGNGLDITRTWPASDLEMMEVTIPEYIEEEPFHTYYLTMSGHLQYSFEGNNMAMKNREVVSHLPYSQQARAYLATQVELDRAMEHLLEQLEEQGIAEETLIVMSSDHYPYGLDHETIEELQGEPVDQNFELYRNAFVLYHPDMEEKVFTEPASSLDIMPTVSNLMGLEFDSRLFMGRDLFSDTDPLVIFENRSFITDKGKYNAETEEFTPREGVSVPEDYQEEISNQVSAKFYFSARILDLDYYRIIEEALED, from the coding sequence ATGGATAGGAATCGAAGAAAAAACCGAAGAGAAGTGTATCGGAAAAGAAATGAAAAAGAAGAAAAAAAGTCCCGGGGGCTTTCTATGTTTTTTTTGCCGGGGTTTTTATGGGCAGGGATCTATTACCTTGAGACCTTGGTTCGCCTGGGCACCTCGGGGAATGTGATCTCCTGGGGACTGTTTTTTTCCCTGATCTTTGGAGGCGTACTGGCGCTGCTCATTTACGGTGGGGCCACCCTTTTAGGGGAAAAATCCCGTAGAATAACCCTGGGAATCATTTTGTTTCTTCTGGGGTTTATTTTTGCTTCTCAGCTGGTATATTATAATATGTTCGGTACCTTTAATACGATCTATTCCGTAAGGCATGCGGGGCAGGCCACGGAATTTTGGAGGGAAGCCCTTTATGAAATCGGGAGGAATTGGTATTTGGTGCTCTTGGCTTTTGTTCCCTTTGGGCTTTATCTGTTTATTGGTAAAAAAATCAACAACACCCCGAAAAGAAGGCCCTATGTCCTGGGATTGATACTGGCGGCAGCTGTTCTTTTTCATCTGATCGGCATCGGGGTGGTTCATACCCAGGACCAAGGGGAGAATTCTCCTTATAATCTTTACTATAACATTCACTTTCCCCGGTTTTCTGTGGACAACTTAGGTCTGATCACCTATACCCGTCTGGATGCTCAAAGACAGATTACCGGCTGGACTCCCGTCTTTGTTGGGGAAATGCCTGAGGAATTGGAAGAAGATCCCGATGAAACTAGTAATGATGAGGACGTAGAGGAGGATCAGGACCGGGAAGAGGAAAACTTTGAAGATAGTGATGAAGACAAGGAAGAGCCGGAGGAAGAGCCCCGGGAGTATAATGTTTTAAATATTGATTTTGATGAACTGATGGAAGAAGAAAACCAGGAGGAAATCCTTGAGCTGCACCGATATTTTAGGAATCAGGCCCCCAGCGAGAAAAATGAATATACGGGGAAATATGAAGGCCATAATTTAATCGTTATCACGGCAGAGGCCTTTTCCCATCTGGCCTTGAACGAAGAAGTCACCCCCACCCTTTATAAACTGGTTCATGAGGGGTATTACTTTGAGGATTTTTATACTCCGATTTGGGGGGTCAGCACCCTGGACGGGGAATACGTTGCCAATACGGGGCTGATTCCGAAAAGCGGGGTATGGAGTTTCCGGGAGTCCAGTGACAATGCGATGCCCTTTGCCTTTGGAAATCAATTAGATCCCCTGGGTTATGAAACAAGGGCTTACCATAATCACACCTACACCTATTACGACCGCCATTTATCCCATCCCAACCTTGGATACAAGTATCAGGGAATCGGAAACGGTCTGGATATTACCCGTACCTGGCCCGCATCGGATTTGGAAATGATGGAGGTGACGATTCCCGAATATATTGAAGAGGAACCCTTTCACACCTATTATTTGACCATGAGCGGACACTTGCAATACAGTTTTGAAGGAAACAACATGGCGATGAAAAATCGGGAGGTGGTCTCCCATCTCCCCTATTCCCAGCAGGCCAGGGCCTATTTAGCCACCCAGGTGGAACTGGACCGGGCCATGGAGCATTTACTGGAACAGCTGGAAGAACAGGGAATTGCCGAGGAGACCTTAATCGTTATGAGTTCTGATCATTACCCCTATGGACTGGACCACGAAACCATTGAAGAACTTCAGGGAGAGCCCGTGGATCAGAACTTTGAGCTTTACCGAAATGCCTTTGTTTTATACCATCCGGATATGGAGGAGAAGGTTTTCACCGAACCGGCCTCGAGTCTAGACATCATGCCGACGGTATCCAATCTGATGGGCTTGGAATTTGACTCCCGGCTGTTTATGGGAAGAGATTTATTTTCCGATACCGACCCCTTGGTTATTTTTGAAAACCGGAGTTTTATTACGGATAAAGGGAAGTACAACGCAGAAACCGAAGAATTCACTCCCCGGGAAGGGGTATCGGTTCCTGAAGACTATCAGGAGGAAATTTCCAACCAGGTCAGCGCAAAATTTTATTTCTCTGCCCGAATTCTGGACCTGGATTATTACCGTATTATCGAAGAGGCCTTGGAAGACTAG
- a CDS encoding phosphoribosylaminoimidazolesuccinocarboxamide synthase yields MKLTYHGKTKDVYRFPDGNFLLHFKDDMTGADGVFDPGSNEVGLTVEGAGRAGLALTKFFFEKLKEKGIRTHYIDADLEQATMTVKPAEVFGKGLEVICRYRGVGSFLRRYGAYIEEGAPLEGFVEVTLKDDQRGDPPISKDALAMLGLLSKEEYETLKQLTIEIGQVIKEELEKKDLELYDIKFEFGRDKTTGEIILIDEISGGNMRVYQGDQPVEPLALEKIMIKE; encoded by the coding sequence ATGAAACTTACGTATCATGGAAAAACCAAGGATGTTTACCGGTTCCCCGACGGGAACTTTCTTTTGCATTTTAAAGATGACATGACGGGAGCCGACGGGGTTTTTGATCCCGGTTCCAATGAAGTGGGACTGACGGTGGAGGGTGCGGGAAGAGCGGGTCTTGCCCTGACCAAATTCTTTTTTGAAAAACTAAAGGAAAAAGGGATCCGCACCCATTATATCGACGCAGACCTTGAACAGGCCACCATGACCGTAAAACCCGCTGAGGTTTTTGGAAAGGGCTTGGAGGTCATTTGCCGGTACCGGGGGGTGGGAAGCTTTCTTCGACGGTACGGCGCTTATATTGAGGAAGGTGCCCCCCTGGAGGGTTTTGTGGAGGTAACCCTGAAGGATGATCAGCGGGGGGATCCCCCAATTTCCAAGGATGCCCTGGCCATGCTGGGACTGCTGTCCAAGGAAGAATATGAGACACTGAAACAGTTAACCATTGAAATCGGACAGGTGATCAAAGAGGAATTGGAAAAAAAGGACCTGGAACTCTACGACATTAAATTCGAGTTCGGAAGGGATAAGACCACGGGAGAAATTATTTTAATTGATGAAATCTCCGGAGGAAACATGCGGGTTTATCAAGGGGATCAACCGGTGGAGCCCCTGGCCTTGGAAAAAATCATGATAAAGGAATAA